From the Burkholderia mayonis genome, one window contains:
- a CDS encoding LysR family transcriptional regulator, with product MDTLQNMRVFARVVEAGSFTAAAQSLNSTTGAMSRAVSELEARLRTRLMNRSTRRLALTPAGERYLLRCRQILADVDQAEEDASRAHERPAGVLRMHSFASIGQHYVLPALTAYRGQHPDVSIELTLSQRMPDLFDGSSDMAVVTASSLPDSELVSHLLGSTFSILCATPAYLRAHGAPRAPRDLARHACLTLRTPAFPTHEWLLEGPNGTEEIKVDGPVQTNTAESLAVAIRAGIGIGMLPLYAAIEDLRCGNLVRVLPAHRLQKMNVYALYPSRRFIDAKVRTWVDALRFHMPKMIARDEAMLAAIGAEASDATQSTIAVALDVGLESTHALSH from the coding sequence ATGGATACGTTACAGAACATGCGGGTGTTCGCTCGCGTGGTGGAGGCAGGCAGCTTCACGGCAGCCGCGCAATCACTGAATTCGACGACGGGCGCGATGTCGCGCGCGGTGTCCGAGCTCGAGGCCCGGCTGCGCACGCGCCTGATGAACCGCTCGACGCGGCGTCTCGCGTTGACGCCCGCCGGCGAGCGCTATCTGCTGCGTTGCCGGCAGATTCTCGCGGACGTCGATCAGGCGGAAGAAGATGCGAGCCGCGCGCACGAGCGACCCGCCGGCGTGCTGCGGATGCATAGCTTCGCGAGCATCGGCCAGCATTACGTATTGCCCGCGCTGACCGCATACCGCGGCCAGCATCCGGACGTGTCGATCGAGCTCACGCTGTCGCAGCGGATGCCGGACCTGTTCGACGGATCGAGCGACATGGCGGTCGTGACCGCGTCGTCGCTGCCCGATTCCGAGCTCGTGTCGCATCTGCTCGGCTCGACGTTCAGCATTCTGTGCGCGACGCCCGCGTATCTGCGCGCGCACGGCGCGCCGCGCGCCCCGCGCGATCTCGCGCGGCACGCGTGCCTGACGCTGCGCACGCCCGCGTTCCCGACGCACGAATGGCTGCTCGAAGGGCCGAACGGCACCGAGGAGATCAAGGTCGACGGTCCGGTGCAGACCAATACCGCCGAATCGCTCGCGGTCGCGATCCGCGCGGGGATCGGCATAGGCATGCTGCCGCTCTATGCGGCGATCGAAGACCTGCGCTGCGGCAATCTCGTGCGTGTGCTGCCCGCGCATCGGCTGCAGAAGATGAACGTCTATGCGCTCTATCCGTCGCGCCGTTTCATCGATGCAAAGGTGCGGACCTGGGTCGACGCGCTGCGCTTCCACATGCCGAAGATGATTGCGCGCGACGAAGCGATGCTGGCGGCGATCGGCGCGGAGGCGTCCGACGCGACGCAAAGCACGATCGCCGTGGCGCTCGACGTCGGCCTCGAATCGACGCACGCGCTCAGTCATTGA
- a CDS encoding DUF4148 domain-containing protein, which translates to MKSIVVTVATALVLAAPVVSFAQSANGSLTRAQVIQELADLESVGYQPSRGNETTYPDDIQAAQRRLEAKRLAARKAAESAHGPAVAGATQAGKPAANAQ; encoded by the coding sequence TTGAAATCGATCGTCGTCACCGTTGCCACCGCACTCGTGCTCGCCGCACCGGTCGTCTCGTTTGCCCAATCAGCGAACGGCTCGCTCACGCGCGCGCAAGTCATTCAGGAGCTCGCCGATCTGGAATCGGTCGGCTATCAGCCGTCGCGCGGCAACGAGACGACCTATCCGGACGACATCCAGGCTGCGCAGCGCCGTCTCGAAGCGAAACGTCTCGCCGCGCGCAAGGCCGCCGAGTCCGCGCACGGTCCGGCTGTCGCGGGTGCCACGCAGGCCGGCAAGCCGGCGGCGAACGCGCAATAA
- a CDS encoding porin, with protein MKNIRFACATAGVLAATAAHAQSSVTLYGLIDAGIMYTNNVASGNAHGGLVQATTGAVNGSRFGVRGAEDLGGGLKALFVLENGFNDENGKLGQDGRLFGRFAYVGLSDNRFGTLTIGRQYDSLVDFVAPLSATAGTFGDASFAHPFDNDNLNHSLRISNALKYTSNTYAGFKFGGMYAMSNSTDFATNRAYSFGASYTRGPLNVAAGYLQINGSKGATASSPGAVDVVEPAANGKGGFSLGADRMRSYGGGVDYAFGPATVGFVYTRAEYENTASFGSTGGTVRFDNYELNGKYQVTPAFSVGAAYTYTDGHVDDTVKYGSDPKWHQVDLQAVYRLSLRTDVYLEGMYQHASGRNYVAMINTAGGASSTGNQVVAAVGFRTRF; from the coding sequence GTGAAAAACATCCGGTTTGCATGCGCGACCGCAGGGGTCCTGGCCGCGACGGCCGCACACGCACAGAGCTCGGTCACGCTGTACGGGCTGATCGACGCGGGGATCATGTATACGAACAACGTCGCGAGCGGCAACGCGCACGGCGGCCTCGTGCAGGCGACGACGGGCGCCGTCAACGGCAGCCGCTTCGGCGTGCGCGGCGCCGAGGATCTCGGCGGCGGCCTGAAGGCGCTGTTCGTGCTGGAGAACGGCTTCAACGACGAAAACGGCAAGCTCGGCCAGGACGGCCGGCTGTTCGGCCGCTTCGCGTACGTCGGGCTGTCGGACAATCGTTTCGGCACCCTGACGATCGGCCGGCAGTACGATTCGCTCGTCGATTTCGTCGCGCCGCTGTCGGCGACGGCGGGCACGTTCGGCGACGCGAGCTTCGCGCATCCGTTCGACAACGACAACCTGAACCACTCGCTGCGAATCAGCAACGCGCTGAAGTACACGAGCAACACGTACGCGGGCTTCAAGTTCGGCGGCATGTACGCGATGTCGAACAGCACCGATTTCGCAACGAACCGCGCATACAGCTTCGGCGCAAGCTACACGCGCGGCCCGCTGAACGTCGCAGCCGGCTACTTGCAGATCAACGGCTCGAAGGGCGCGACCGCGAGCAGCCCGGGCGCGGTCGACGTCGTCGAACCGGCGGCGAACGGCAAGGGCGGCTTCTCGCTCGGCGCGGACCGGATGCGCTCGTACGGCGGCGGCGTCGACTACGCGTTCGGCCCGGCGACGGTCGGCTTCGTATACACGCGCGCCGAATACGAGAACACCGCGTCGTTCGGCTCGACGGGCGGCACGGTCCGCTTCGACAACTACGAGCTGAACGGAAAGTACCAGGTGACGCCCGCGTTCAGCGTCGGCGCCGCGTACACGTATACGGATGGCCACGTCGACGACACCGTCAAGTACGGTTCCGATCCGAAATGGCATCAGGTCGATCTGCAGGCCGTGTACCGTTTGTCGCTGCGCACCGACGTTTATCTCGAAGGAATGTATCAGCACGCATCGGGACGCAACTACGTGGCGATGATCAACACCGCGGGCGGCGCGTCGTCGACGGGGAATCAGGTCGTCGCGGCAGTCGGTTTTCGTACGCGCTTCTAA
- a CDS encoding VOC family protein gives MHATFRRPSFSSAVFYRDPRVALEWLERAFGFTRSLVVNDAEGRIAHAEMSFGESVVMIGAGGWSDFAVSPSLLDGKNTQCVHVQLESGIDAHCERARAAGAVILQEPADQFYGDRTYRARDPERHVWTFGQTVRRVSREEAEQRSGLTIEGWK, from the coding sequence ATGCATGCCACATTCCGTCGTCCGTCGTTCAGCAGTGCGGTGTTCTACCGCGATCCGCGCGTCGCGCTCGAATGGCTCGAACGCGCGTTCGGCTTTACGCGCAGCCTGGTCGTCAACGATGCGGAGGGACGCATCGCGCACGCCGAGATGTCGTTCGGCGAAAGCGTCGTGATGATCGGCGCCGGCGGTTGGAGCGACTTCGCCGTCAGCCCGTCGTTGCTCGACGGCAAGAACACGCAATGCGTGCACGTACAGCTCGAGTCCGGCATCGACGCGCATTGCGAGCGGGCCCGCGCGGCGGGCGCCGTCATCCTGCAAGAGCCCGCCGATCAGTTCTACGGCGACCGCACGTACCGCGCTCGCGATCCTGAGCGACATGTCTGGACGTTCGGCCAGACGGTGCGCCGCGTTTCGCGAGAAGAAGCCGAGCAGCGCAGCGGGCTGACGATCGAAGGCTGGAAGTGA